The nucleotide window CGCTGTCCTCTACCAAAAACTGGTATTCATTTTCCTCCACAACCCCGTTGGTATTTATGTTTTGTACCGTATATCCATCAGTGCCTGAGGATTGGACCTGGATCTCAGGCTGGCTGCAAGCAGATAATACCAGCACAGAGGTTATTACCAGTATAGTTAAAGCAATATTTTTTTTCACCTATCCTCCTATTATTGTTTAGTTCTAAATTAGCATAATTTTAATTTAGTTGAAATTAACTGATTATCAGAAATATAATGATTATAATTGACACAATGAAGGTCCTCCTATATTATTAGTATTAATTACTAATTAAGATAAATTATTAACAAAGGAGGAGTAATGGAAGACAGGATGCCCTTATTAGGAGAAATATTTCCCGAAATGGAAGTAGTAACCACCCATGGAAAGCTTAAGCTGCCTATTGATTATGCTGGAAAATGGTTTATTTTGTTTAGCCATCCCGCTGATTTTACACCGGTATGCACTACTGAATTCGTTGCTTTCCAGAAAAGGTATGACCAGTTCAGGAAATTTAATTGCGAATTAATCGGATTAAGCATAGACCAGGTTTTTTCCCATATTAAATGGGTGCAGTGGATAAAAGAAAATCTTGATGTTGAAATCAAGTTTCCAATAATTGCTGATGATGCCGGTGCGGTGTCTCAAAAACTGGGTTTTATCCATCCGGGTAAAGGGACCAATACAGTTAGGGCGGTAATGATAGTAGACCCTAATGCCAGGATAAGGGCAATGCTCTATTACCCCCAGGAGTTAGGCAGAAATATGGATGAAATTTTAAGGATGATAGAAGCATTCCAGGTAGCAGAGAAAAACGGAGTGGCCATGCCTGCCAACTGGCCTAATAATGAAATAATAAAAGATGAAGTTATAATACCGCCCCCTACCGATGAAAGGGCAATAGCAGATAGGATGAAAAAATATGATTGCTTTGACTGGTGGTTCTGTCATAAAAAATTATAGGAGGTAAATATGGCTGAAAAAATGCAAATTTATAAATGTGAAGTATGCGGCAACATAGTAGAAGTGCTTCATGGGGGAAAGGGAGAGCTGGTATGCTGTAATGAGCCCATGAAACTGTTTAAGGAAAATACGGTAGATGCAGCTAAGGAAAAACATGTTCCCGTTATAAAAAGAGATGGTGATATGGTAAAAGTCAAGGTAGGGAGCGTGGACCATCCCATGGAAGAAAAACATTATATTGAATGGATTCAGATAGTGGATGGAGATGTGGCGTACCGTAAGTTTCTTAAGCCGGGTGATGCGCCGGAGGCAGAATTTTCCGTAAGCAGTAAAGATATTTACGCAAGGGAGTATTGTAATATTCATGGATTGTGGAAAGGATAAAAAATGATAAGCAAAAAAATGCAAACAGCTATAAATGAACAGATAAATGCGGAGATGTATTCCTCTTACCTTTATCTGGCCATGAGTGCCTATTTTGAAAATACAGACCTTACCGGTTTTGCTAACTGGATGAGGATACAGGCCCAGGAAGAACTGGATCATGCTATGAAGTTTTTTGATTTTGTAAACGAAAGGGGAGGCCAGGTGGTACTGAAGGACATAAAGGCTTCTGCTACTGCCTGGAAGTCACCGGTAGAGGTAATGGAAGCAGTATATGCCCACGAGCAAAAGGTTACCGGGCTTATAAATGACCTGGTTGATTTGGCCATAAAGGAAAAAGACCATGCTTCTAATAATTTTTTACAGTGGTTTGTGGCAGAGCAGGTGGAAGAAGAGGCTTCAGCTGAAGCTATCATAAAAAAGCTTAAGCTGGTAAGCGGTACCGGTAATGGATTGTTTATGATAGACCAGGAGTTGGCCAAGAGGGTTTATACTCCCCCGGCTGCTGCTGAATAATAATGGTTTTAAAAAAAATATAAAAAGTTATATATTATAATCGCACCTTTAAAGGTGCGATTATATTTTGCAAGCTAACAGGAGGCAATAATGGCAGAACAAATAAAGAATAATGTATTCTATGTGGGAGCCAAGGACCCTGACCGGGAGTTGTTTGATGAGCTCATTCCTTTACCGGATGGTACTACCTATAATTCCTACTTGGTAAAGGGCAGCGAAAAAGTGGCCTTAATTGATACCGTAGACCCTTCTAAGGTGGATGAGCTATGGGCGCATTTGGAGCAATTGAATGTTAATAATATAGATTATATTATTGCCAATCATGCCGAGCAGGACCATTCGGGATCCATACCCCAGGTGTTAGAAAAGTTCCCCCGGGCCGTAGTGGTAACTAATGAAAAGTGCAAGGGCATGCTGATAGATTTGCTGCATATAGCAGATGATAAGTTTCTGGTAGTAGAGGATGGCTCATCTCTATACCTGGGCGATAAGAACCTGGAATTTATAATAGCTCCCTGGGTCCACTGGCCTGAAACCATGTTCACTTACCTTAAAGAGGACAAGATACTGTTTACCTGTGATTATCTGGGCTCACATTTTTCCTTTGAAAATCTTTATGTAGAGGACCAGGAAGCTACCTATAGGAATGCCAAAAGATATTATGCTGAAATTATGATGCCTTTTGCCAATCTGGCTAAAAAACATCTGGATAAAGTCCAGGGGCTGGATATTGAAATTATAGCTCCCAGCCATGGCCAGGTGTATAAGGATTATGGCTTTATATTGGATGCCTATAAAGACTGGACTTCGGATGGGGTCAAAAATGAGGTAGTTTTAGCCTATGTTTCCATGCATGGGAGTACCAAGGAAATGGTTGATTATTTTAAATCAGCACTGGAAGCTAAAAAGGTAAAGGTAAAAACTTTTAACCTTACTCATACAGATACTGGTGAACTGGCCATGGCTTTGGTGGATGCGGCTACTGTGGTTTTAGCTACTCCTACCGTGCTCTCAGGGCCCCACCCGGCAGCGGTGTATGCTGCTTACCTGGTCAAAGCCTTAAGGCCCAAGACCAGGTATTTAGGCCTTATTGGTTCCTATGGCTGGGGAGGAAAGACGGTAGAAGTAATTTCTGACCTGGTTTCCACCCTAAAAGCAGAGATACTGGAGCCGGTAATAGTGAAAGGCCTGCCGGACCAACAGGCCTTGGCTGGGTTGGATAAACTGGCTGCCGGCATAGCGGAAAAACACTCTCAGCTAGATTAAACAGGATATGGTGGAAAAGCAGAAGCTGGAAAAACTATATGAAAAATATAATGACCGGAGCCATGTCAGCCCAGACCCGCTTCAGTTTTTGTACCATTACCAGGAAGTGGGGGACAGGGAAGTAGCAGGTATCATAGCTTCTGCTTTGGCCTATGGCCGGGTGGCTCAGATTATAAAAAGTGTAGGATTTGTGCTGGATAAGCTTGGCCCCCACCCCCGCAGTTTCCTGCTTAACTCTAGCTGCCCTGATTTAAATGAATTAATGAAGGGGTTCAAGCACCGGTTTACTACTGGGCAGGATATAGTGTTCATGCTGGATTGCATAAGGGCAGCTATAGAAGAGTACGGCTCTTTAAACCAATGTTTTTTGGCAGGCTATAATCGCAGTCAGCGTTCTATATCTGAATCTTTGGCTTCGTTTATCGGACGCCTTACCTGCCGTCCGGATGGATTTTGCAGCAGCCTGTTCCCCCTGGCCAAAGGAAACAGCGCTTTAAAACGCTTTAACCTTTATTTAAGGTGGATGGTTAGGGAGGACAAGGTTGATCCTGGAGGCTGGAAGGGTATTGATAAATCCCAGCTTATAGTGCCCTTAGATATTCATATGCACCGCATATCTCAAAAGCTGGGATTTACCTGCCGCAAGCAGGCCGACATGAAAACCGCTATAGAGATAACTGATGCCTTCAGGCAGTTTAGTCCCCGGGATCCAGTCAAATATGATTTTGCCTTAACCCGTTTGGGGATAAACAAAATAGGTTATATTTTTTAATTTTATCCTTTTGGATTTGCATGTATAATAATTTATATTATTTTTAACAAGACGGGGGCTTAAATGAAAAGTAGGTGGAAAAAGATTTGGGGATATGCGGGAATATTCTTGTCTATAATACTTATAGTGGGTATGCTTACCCCTATTACCCTTAATGCCGGTACTTCTGAACAGGTGCAGGCATTTGTGTCCAGGTTCTATACCAACTGCCTGGGCAGGCAGCCCGACCAAGGTGGTTTAAATGAATGGGTAAACAGGTTGATGACCGGGGTAAAAACCGGTGAAGATGTGGCTAAGGGTTTCATATTAAGCCAGGAATTTATAGCCAAGAACCATAGCGATTCCGAATTTGTGACTATCTTATACAGATCTTTTTTCAACCGCCAGCCTGATTCATTTGGGATGAATGCATGGCTGGGCAGGATGAAATCTGGACAGACCAGGGCCCAGGTACTGGATGGTTTTCTCCATTCAAATGAATTTGCCCAACTTTGCTCTTCTTACGGCATAAGCCCCTACGCAGGAGCTGTTTCGGCACCGGCAACCAACAGCACCCTGGGTACCAATACCGGATTTGTCCAGGGGAATAAGGTCAACTTCATTATATGGGGTGATGACAGCGCTTCCGACAGGCCTGGTGGGAGAGTAAGCGGAAGGACTGATATAAATATTTTTGTACATCTTAACCTGGATACGGGTAAGGCGGTAGTAGTAACTATTCCCAGGGACACCTGGGCACCCATTCCCGGCCATAGCACTCAGAAAATAAATGCTGCCCATGCCATAGGAGGAACTGATCTGGCAGTCAGGACATTCGAGCAGTTTACCGGTATGCCTATTGACTTCTATATCATAACCGATTTTGACGGGTTTAAGCCATTGATAGATTATTTTGGGGGAGTCACTACTACTGTGGAAGAGAATATAGCAGACAGTTTTTCCGGATGTTATCTTAACACCGGAACCCACACCATTAATGGAACCCAGGCGCTGGCTCTGTCCCGGGCCAGGAAAGGAAGATCTCTTTATGGGGGAGGAGCCTATGCCAGGGAAAAACAGTCGGCTATGCTGAT belongs to Actinomycetota bacterium and includes:
- a CDS encoding DUF4214 domain-containing protein, translated to MKSRWKKIWGYAGIFLSIILIVGMLTPITLNAGTSEQVQAFVSRFYTNCLGRQPDQGGLNEWVNRLMTGVKTGEDVAKGFILSQEFIAKNHSDSEFVTILYRSFFNRQPDSFGMNAWLGRMKSGQTRAQVLDGFLHSNEFAQLCSSYGISPYAGAVSAPATNSTLGTNTGFVQGNKVNFIIWGDDSASDRPGGRVSGRTDINIFVHLNLDTGKAVVVTIPRDTWAPIPGHSTQKINAAHAIGGTDLAVRTFEQFTGMPIDFYIITDFDGFKPLIDYFGGVTTTVEENIADSFSGCYLNTGTHTINGTQALALSRARKGRSLYGGGAYAREKQSAMLMADLLVQKRSMVNAGNLASFLNTMRQYVWTNISVAQASKILPTLMTINRGDINITTFKSWPQYFGNASAVGYNEAEKNQFFQWVANQ
- a CDS encoding peroxiredoxin; translated protein: MEDRMPLLGEIFPEMEVVTTHGKLKLPIDYAGKWFILFSHPADFTPVCTTEFVAFQKRYDQFRKFNCELIGLSIDQVFSHIKWVQWIKENLDVEIKFPIIADDAGAVSQKLGFIHPGKGTNTVRAVMIVDPNARIRAMLYYPQELGRNMDEILRMIEAFQVAEKNGVAMPANWPNNEIIKDEVIIPPPTDERAIADRMKKYDCFDWWFCHKKL
- a CDS encoding ferritin, with the translated sequence MISKKMQTAINEQINAEMYSSYLYLAMSAYFENTDLTGFANWMRIQAQEELDHAMKFFDFVNERGGQVVLKDIKASATAWKSPVEVMEAVYAHEQKVTGLINDLVDLAIKEKDHASNNFLQWFVAEQVEEEASAEAIIKKLKLVSGTGNGLFMIDQELAKRVYTPPAAAE
- a CDS encoding FprA family A-type flavoprotein; the encoded protein is MMAEQIKNNVFYVGAKDPDRELFDELIPLPDGTTYNSYLVKGSEKVALIDTVDPSKVDELWAHLEQLNVNNIDYIIANHAEQDHSGSIPQVLEKFPRAVVVTNEKCKGMLIDLLHIADDKFLVVEDGSSLYLGDKNLEFIIAPWVHWPETMFTYLKEDKILFTCDYLGSHFSFENLYVEDQEATYRNAKRYYAEIMMPFANLAKKHLDKVQGLDIEIIAPSHGQVYKDYGFILDAYKDWTSDGVKNEVVLAYVSMHGSTKEMVDYFKSALEAKKVKVKTFNLTHTDTGELAMALVDAATVVLATPTVLSGPHPAAVYAAYLVKALRPKTRYLGLIGSYGWGGKTVEVISDLVSTLKAEILEPVIVKGLPDQQALAGLDKLAAGIAEKHSQLD
- a CDS encoding TIGR02757 family protein, whose protein sequence is MVEKQKLEKLYEKYNDRSHVSPDPLQFLYHYQEVGDREVAGIIASALAYGRVAQIIKSVGFVLDKLGPHPRSFLLNSSCPDLNELMKGFKHRFTTGQDIVFMLDCIRAAIEEYGSLNQCFLAGYNRSQRSISESLASFIGRLTCRPDGFCSSLFPLAKGNSALKRFNLYLRWMVREDKVDPGGWKGIDKSQLIVPLDIHMHRISQKLGFTCRKQADMKTAIEITDAFRQFSPRDPVKYDFALTRLGINKIGYIF
- a CDS encoding desulfoferrodoxin encodes the protein MAEKMQIYKCEVCGNIVEVLHGGKGELVCCNEPMKLFKENTVDAAKEKHVPVIKRDGDMVKVKVGSVDHPMEEKHYIEWIQIVDGDVAYRKFLKPGDAPEAEFSVSSKDIYAREYCNIHGLWKG